DNA sequence from the Actinomycetota bacterium genome:
TCAAGGCCGGGCAAGCGATCTCCACACGTACCGATGTGATTTCGCCGCAGCTGGCCGCATCGTTGCGTAAGCTACAAGACGAGGTCTCGCCGGAGTCCTTCGAGACGATCCGCAAGGTCATCGAGACCGAGTTCGACGCGCCGCTTTCCGAGGTGTTCCTCGAGTTCGATGAGATCCCGACCGCGGGGGCCTCGATCGGGCAGGTCCACTTCGCGACGCTCCATGACGGCACCGAGGTCGCGGTCAAAATTCAGCGCCCAGGCGTCCGCGCCAAGGTGGCCGTGGACATCGACATCGTTCTCACGCAGGTCAAGTGGCTCGCTTCGCACACCGACGTCTTTCGCGACATCGACGCGGTCGCCATCGCCGAGGAGTTCGCGGCCGCGATTCTCGAGGAGCTCGACTACATCAAGGAGGCATCCAATGCGGAGCTCCTGTGGAGGGCCTTCCGCGATGACGACACGGTGTTCTTCCCGCGAGTTCATTGGGCTAGAACGAGCTCGAAGGTCCTGACGCTGGATCGAGTGGTGGGTATCCGCATGAACC
Encoded proteins:
- a CDS encoding AarF/UbiB family protein; the protein is MKIPGRKDPGPLRHLERHREILGILAEEGLHVVIDAFSLRRFGRVPKPPSVSRDAQPVDVEERIRRTLERLGPMFVKAGQAISTRTDVISPQLAASLRKLQDEVSPESFETIRKVIETEFDAPLSEVFLEFDEIPTAGASIGQVHFATLHDGTEVAVKIQRPGVRAKVAVDIDIVLTQVKWLASHTDVFRDIDAVAIAEEFAAAILEELDYIKEASNAELLWRAFRDDDTVFFPRVHWARTSSKVLTLDRVVGIRMNRVDLLDAEGVDRALLAERGIRCYLSQMLEIGHFHADAHPGNYFALP